A single region of the Mercenaria mercenaria strain notata chromosome 6, MADL_Memer_1, whole genome shotgun sequence genome encodes:
- the LOC123549096 gene encoding uncharacterized protein LOC123549096 yields the protein MELKLGSVMLLLSCSLQQSLWGILASVPQTTANKCKSKISSEGAPTQRVQMIRRIPARCSGWDEAWSWISNKDCRTKYILDYVELPSAVQKVDQEDCEEEVATQTETGHFNLAEEKYLAIAFGSATVALLILIVIIVISVVRRGSNRCRICSSGPAYTSANASEREHLDASNTAGNEYVGDELKLAEPMYEEIHDRTTAKKKLEFNDDVKPARYQNLPEEEGAEKNGAKNLPPNGVHRRPVTPSAPYEEELQQTTRKCVPNDYSVFVDKLQTFGITDQVGKDSDNFNTGENIIDNADGECSKELVNVKPESDEINEQAQDIETVNSTGLPSYPSKTINDSKDCVLAESEDKFSHKSSHSYENLNKTGTASGDYESLATNDPCVSSQPMLQEQTSDQCFDSHTLVSDGDESSLKCVNIESMSTPVKLVSPSSYEDCHVNTIYMQPDKVTDSAKLENENNIADTCT from the exons ttcaGAGGGTGCACCAACACAGCGAGTACAGATGATACGCAGGATACCAGCAAGATGTTCCGGGTGGGACGAGGCATGGTCCTGGATCTCTAACAAGGACTGTAGAaccaagtacat ACTGGACTATGTGGAGTTGCCCAGTGCTGTACAGAAAGTGGATCAGGAGGACTGTGAAGAAG AAGTGGCAACACAAACAGAGACTGGACATTTCAACCTTGCTGAGGAGAAGTATCTGGCCATAGCCTTTGGTTCCGCTACTGTTGCTTTACTTATACTCATAGTGATCATTGTAATCAGTGTTGTCAGGCGTGGCAGTAACAG ATGTAGAATATGTTCCTCTGGTCCTGCATATACTTCTGCAAATG CTTCCGAGAGGGAACATCTAGATGCCAGTAATACAGCTGGCAATGAGTATGTTGGTGATGAGTTAAAACTTGCCGAACCTATGTACGAAGAGATCCATGATCGTACAACTGCCAAGAAAAAGCTGGAATTTAATGACGATGTGAAACCAGCCCGTTACCAAAATTTACCAGAAGAGGAGGGAGCTGAGAAGAATGGTGCTAAAAATTTACCACCTAATGGTGTTCATAGGAGGCCGGTAACACCAAGTGCCCCGTATGAGGAAGAATTACAACAGACTACTCGTAAATGTGTGCCAAACGATTATAGTGTATTCGTAGATAAACTACAAACATTTGGAATTACTGATCAAGTAGGGAAAGATAGTGACAATTTCAATACTGGAGAAAATATAATAGATAACGCTGATGGAGAATGTAGTAAAGAACTTGTCAATGTGAAGCCTGAATCAGATGAAATTAATGAACAAGCACAAGATATTGAGACGGTTAACAGTACTGGACTGCCTTCTTACCCAAGTAAAACAATTAATGATTCAAAGGATTGTGTATTAGCTGAGTCGGAGGATAAATTTTCTCACAAGTCCTCACATTCCTATGAAAATCTCAACAAAACAGGAACTGCATCTGGAGATTATGAATCTCTGGCTACCAATGACCCTTGTGTTAGTTCACAACCAATGCTCCAAGAGCAAACAAGTGACCAGTGTTTTGATAGCCATACTTTGGTGTCCGACGGTGATGAATCGTctttaaaatgtgtaaatataGAGAGTATGTCCACGCCAGTAAAACTGGTATCGCCATCAAGTTACGAGGATTGTCATGTTAACACTATATATATGCAGCCAGACAAAGTAACAGATAGTGCCAAgctagaaaatgaaaacaatattgcaGACACTTGTACCTAG